Proteins from a single region of Aquirhabdus parva:
- a CDS encoding TolC family outer membrane protein codes for MLLNLRLLPLTTVMVLTTSVHAMDLLETLHLANQNDPNFAAVQASRGLAEQTTAIARSSLLPQVVVNGGISRNSWNQDPVTISSAFPTVGGKTSYNSTVWGARVTQPLFNWSAYHQFKAAKSQRSRDEAKADEQSQNLMLRVAESYFNVLRAQETLILAQTREASLNKNLEETRARLHVGLIPKVDVLESEAQRDSATSERLTAENQLNSARETLNASTGVRVDSLAQLGDNLPIVAPIPNDVDAWGKLAIAKNPQLIALNYDTEANESNRTSLRSGYLPAVNLYASYNDQNNSGNSSVATALSSGKSAAVGVEARWELYAGGRTLASERQAAYQTDLSRLNLQSSQRSIENQTRTLFMTVNTDASRVQASRRNVASAEMAYNVVESGYSVGNQSMVDLLASEARLYAARRDLADSRYDYVIHSLRLHASAGVLDESVITQVNNWLVGQSKSSPNKR; via the coding sequence ATGCTTTTGAACCTGCGTTTACTCCCCTTGACGACTGTGATGGTGCTGACCACGTCAGTACATGCTATGGATCTTTTAGAAACGTTGCATCTTGCTAACCAAAATGATCCCAACTTTGCTGCAGTCCAAGCCTCTCGTGGCTTGGCAGAACAAACCACGGCAATTGCACGCTCATCCTTGTTGCCGCAAGTCGTTGTCAATGGCGGAATCAGTCGCAATAGCTGGAATCAGGATCCCGTCACGATCTCATCTGCTTTTCCGACCGTTGGTGGAAAAACGTCTTATAACTCCACTGTTTGGGGAGCGCGGGTCACACAACCGCTGTTCAACTGGTCGGCTTACCACCAGTTTAAGGCCGCTAAATCTCAGCGCTCGCGCGATGAAGCCAAGGCTGATGAACAAAGCCAAAATCTCATGCTCCGCGTCGCTGAATCCTACTTCAACGTGCTGCGAGCCCAAGAAACGCTCATCCTTGCACAAACCCGTGAAGCATCACTCAATAAAAATCTGGAAGAAACACGGGCACGACTGCATGTCGGACTCATTCCAAAGGTTGACGTGCTTGAAAGCGAAGCACAAAGAGACAGCGCCACCAGCGAACGCTTAACCGCTGAAAATCAACTCAATAGCGCTAGAGAAACGTTAAATGCCTCAACAGGCGTGAGAGTCGACTCACTTGCACAGCTGGGTGATAACCTCCCGATCGTCGCCCCCATACCCAATGACGTAGATGCATGGGGAAAACTGGCCATCGCCAAGAACCCCCAACTCATCGCGCTCAATTATGATACTGAGGCCAATGAGTCTAATCGAACTTCATTACGTTCTGGGTATCTTCCCGCAGTTAATCTCTATGCCAGTTATAATGACCAAAATAACTCAGGGAATAGTAGCGTTGCGACAGCATTGAGCTCGGGTAAATCAGCAGCAGTCGGTGTTGAAGCGCGCTGGGAGCTGTATGCTGGAGGCCGAACGCTGGCAAGTGAACGACAAGCCGCCTATCAAACCGATTTATCACGTCTCAATCTACAATCATCACAGCGCAGCATTGAAAATCAAACGCGTACATTATTTATGACCGTCAACACTGACGCTTCCCGTGTACAAGCCAGTCGCCGCAATGTGGCTTCTGCCGAGATGGCTTACAATGTGGTCGAGTCTGGATATAGTGTTGGTAATCAAAGCATGGTAGATCTGCTGGCGTCCGAAGCGCGACTCTATGCTGCACGTCGGGATCTCGCTGATAGCCGCTATGACTATGTCATTCATAGCTTGCGCCTGCACGCCTCCGCTGGAGTACTAGATGAAAGCGTCATTACTCAGGTCAACAATTGGCTGGTTGGACAGTCCAAATCAAGCCCCAATAAACGCTAA
- a CDS encoding type I polyketide synthase: MQRMSKDLSKERLPLPEFVPSAARLLAITPFEIPDLPLARILCKHDVASAIDIGRDATLWPDLLHKVTQEHLAGLGLRIPDGVVVDGLELPKSVQFLIVAEQVDLPSSWLAVPRLAQVCSVEAAQDAVENGALGLIAKGQESGGLSGAESSFVLLQRLVEWVGNREIPVWCQGGIGLHTAAAAFAGGATGIVLDAVLAPFAESSLGPELKKRILDLDGSEVRCLSGYQVLTKKHLQSSVLDHLTVEDVRAGLLETGEDQLLAIGQDAALARAVSAKCSSIEVLINTLRTRIAGQLHQAQSLSVFAEGNAWATSHGTRYPIAQGPMTRVSDTAAFSAAVADAGGLPFTALSLMNEASSRDLLEATRQQVGDQPWGVGVLGFADRAILDPQLALIREFKPSVLLLAGGRPSQARPFIEMGIATYLHVPSPGLLDLFLKEGATHFVFEGRECGGHVGPRYSFVLWEQVLHYLTEYEHPERLHILFAGGIHDARSSAMVAAIAAPLAARGAKVGILMGTAYIATAEAVSAGAVLADFQSRALAGSTTALVETAPGHAIRCIPSGFMTLFANEKSRLQQQGVDQKQAWKQLEDLTVGRLRIATKGVDRVNGQLVAVSSQIQSDEGMYMIGQVIAMKSAVTTIAELHQEVTTGAVAYLNALTPPELIPAHQAEPIAIVGMACLYPGSPDLESYWENILSERDLVTEVPEERWSVSQYYRGANAPADKSVSKWGGFIPDTPFDPLKFGIPPASLAAIEPVQLLSLEVAGQALRDAGYEQRWFDREKTSVIFGAEAGMDLSSQYTFRNLWQQYGGDIPPELANTLPKLTEDSFPGMLVNVISGRIANRLGLGGVNYAVTSACASSLTAIELAVKELRAHTSEMVLAGGADFHNGINDYLMFSSVGALSAKGRCRSFDNEADGIALGEGVGVVVLKRLADAKRDGDRIYAVIDGIAGSSDGKGLGLTAPRKEGQKRSLERAYWQAGILPADIGLVEAHGTGTVVGDRTELQTLTEVYSAGGALAGQAGLGSVKSQIGHTKCAAGVAGLIKIAKALHHRVLPGTQSITSPNDWYQPSSSPFNLNSQARPWLAPSHTAARAAVSAFGFGGANFHAVLSAWPAHQSVYGALRFPAELFAVRGHSLADATNTLGRLSTLITASSSALYLRDLAVTLWEAGSGPVQLAFVAGSLEQLQSKISGALTQSRDQGISYRDANAANGKLAYLFSGQGSQYPGMLRELFVYFPELQDILAVGAEHVPILYPNTAYDDATHAEQQRKLTDTRQAQPALGLVEYAAFRWLSNFGLKPDMAAGHSYGELAALATAGAFDVETLIKLSQARANAMVSVECNDPGKMAAVSLDATALEHLLTDFSTVVLANQNSPTQTVISGPSPDVLSAMAHLKAHGVACRQIETACAFHSPQMIGASQRYADVLENYEIGELQWPVYSNLTAAPYDSAAVNIRTTLSAHISHPVRFVAEIERMYADGARVFLEIGPRTVLTRLVGRILKDKPHTTIAIDHDHKGLKGLFESLAQLATLLPDFDASALYKGRATVIDLDQPQVLSASTWMVNGGRAWPLKGKAPAHAGVVTLNPVIQVAAGSVVQHAVAQVSSTPNADEQAIVSYLNNMRDMVHAQRDVLLGFFGAPTTVRAPAPSPTLAVPVLPTVTAPIEVVAPSSAMPSSQDHRSILLALVSDRTGYPSEMLDLDLDLEADLSIDSIKRLEIIGELSQKLSLRSALGTGADALLEQLATQKTLRAVLDWLKQHLPDAQVPTDRATETTAAPAVKTPQPVAEILLAIVSDCTGYPVEALDLDLDLEADLSIDSIKRLEIVGQLLNQLNAAGGADRDAMLDHLAACKTLKAMLDWLQDSHQSTNQPTTNALVKENAADAIPFERYILRSQTIEPQKSATLNLSGLRFLMTNDGLGIATLLVPRLEQLGARVQLVDFTNGVELIPELTEIDGLIHLWSINPQSQIDDIKRFFTATRTALLHKMRHLLVLTGLGGDFSATSPDYVRGGGMAGMIKSLSREFTELRAHWVDVDTHEAPDILAGYIESELHSADALPEVAWRQGHRRQLNILHSELDPASIANLPLNRESVVLLTGGARGITALVAVELARRYQCHVELVGRSAPPQDVESEATRGISDQRLLRQALLAEDKTRKPAEVERLARRLLADRDFRATLAAVRAAGSTVNYTALDVRDDQIFSDFITSIYHQRGRIDGVIHGAGVVEDKLVRDKSDESFSRVFDTKVKGAVILSQHIRKDVGFVVFFSSVASAFGNRGQVDYATANDVLDKLAHHWQSQIDGRVLSVNWGPWADTGMVSESLKNEYARKGIGLIPQQQGVAALLAELGSQSIETQIVLMSGRPESFAGETRKAKLVEI, encoded by the coding sequence ATGCAGCGGATGTCTAAAGATTTGTCTAAAGAACGGCTCCCACTTCCTGAATTTGTGCCTTCGGCTGCGCGTCTGTTGGCGATTACACCTTTTGAAATTCCTGATCTTCCTTTGGCACGTATTCTGTGTAAGCATGATGTTGCATCCGCAATTGATATTGGCCGCGATGCCACCCTATGGCCTGATTTATTGCATAAGGTTACACAGGAACATTTAGCCGGCCTAGGCTTACGGATACCCGATGGTGTGGTTGTAGATGGTCTGGAGTTGCCTAAGTCGGTGCAGTTCTTAATTGTCGCTGAGCAGGTGGATTTGCCTTCCTCATGGCTGGCTGTGCCCCGATTGGCGCAAGTTTGTTCCGTTGAGGCGGCTCAAGATGCGGTGGAGAACGGCGCACTTGGCTTGATTGCAAAAGGTCAAGAAAGCGGTGGTTTAAGTGGCGCTGAAAGTAGCTTTGTCTTATTGCAACGTTTGGTGGAGTGGGTCGGAAACCGTGAGATTCCGGTTTGGTGTCAAGGCGGTATAGGACTTCATACCGCAGCCGCCGCATTTGCTGGGGGCGCGACAGGCATCGTACTTGATGCTGTGCTTGCCCCTTTTGCGGAGAGTTCTCTGGGCCCTGAACTCAAGAAGCGCATTCTTGATCTGGATGGTAGTGAGGTGCGCTGCCTGTCAGGTTATCAAGTGTTGACCAAAAAACACCTACAGTCTTCGGTGCTTGATCATCTGACTGTTGAAGATGTTCGTGCAGGATTGCTGGAAACAGGAGAGGATCAACTGCTGGCAATTGGTCAGGATGCGGCGCTTGCCCGAGCGGTATCTGCGAAGTGTTCTTCCATTGAAGTTCTGATTAATACCTTGCGAACACGGATTGCTGGTCAGTTGCATCAGGCACAAAGTTTAAGTGTGTTTGCAGAAGGCAATGCTTGGGCAACGTCTCATGGCACACGTTATCCCATTGCACAAGGCCCGATGACCCGAGTCAGTGATACGGCTGCTTTTTCAGCGGCTGTAGCGGATGCTGGAGGTTTGCCCTTTACTGCACTTTCCTTGATGAACGAAGCTTCATCTCGCGACTTGCTGGAAGCGACACGTCAGCAAGTTGGTGATCAGCCGTGGGGTGTGGGGGTGTTGGGTTTTGCAGATCGAGCGATTCTTGATCCGCAGCTCGCATTGATCCGTGAATTTAAGCCCAGTGTTTTACTGTTGGCTGGTGGTCGTCCATCACAAGCCCGTCCGTTTATAGAGATGGGTATCGCGACTTATCTCCATGTCCCTTCACCAGGATTACTTGACCTCTTTTTGAAAGAAGGGGCGACACACTTTGTTTTTGAAGGCCGCGAGTGTGGTGGTCATGTTGGGCCACGCTATAGCTTTGTGCTGTGGGAGCAAGTGCTTCATTACTTGACTGAATATGAACATCCAGAACGCTTGCATATTTTGTTTGCGGGCGGAATTCATGATGCCAGATCCAGTGCCATGGTGGCTGCTATTGCGGCGCCACTGGCTGCACGCGGTGCAAAGGTCGGCATATTGATGGGTACTGCGTATATCGCAACAGCTGAGGCGGTGAGTGCTGGTGCGGTATTGGCTGATTTTCAAAGTCGAGCGCTGGCGGGTTCGACGACTGCTTTGGTTGAGACTGCTCCGGGGCATGCGATTCGCTGTATCCCTTCGGGTTTCATGACTTTGTTTGCCAACGAAAAGTCTCGTTTACAACAACAAGGGGTGGATCAGAAACAGGCTTGGAAACAGCTTGAAGATTTGACCGTAGGTCGTTTGCGTATTGCGACCAAAGGCGTTGATCGGGTTAATGGCCAGCTTGTTGCAGTATCCAGCCAAATTCAGTCCGATGAAGGCATGTATATGATCGGCCAAGTCATTGCCATGAAAAGTGCAGTGACCACGATTGCCGAACTCCATCAAGAAGTGACGACAGGTGCTGTCGCATATTTAAATGCGTTGACCCCACCTGAACTGATTCCTGCGCATCAGGCTGAACCGATTGCGATTGTCGGCATGGCTTGTCTATATCCGGGCTCTCCAGATTTGGAAAGTTACTGGGAGAATATTCTTTCTGAGCGTGATCTGGTTACTGAAGTTCCAGAAGAACGCTGGTCGGTCTCTCAGTATTATCGCGGTGCCAATGCACCTGCCGATAAGAGTGTGAGCAAGTGGGGGGGCTTCATTCCCGATACCCCTTTTGATCCCCTTAAATTTGGCATTCCGCCTGCGTCTTTAGCGGCGATTGAGCCTGTGCAACTGCTGTCATTGGAAGTTGCTGGTCAAGCGCTACGGGATGCAGGGTATGAACAGCGCTGGTTCGACCGTGAAAAAACGTCAGTAATTTTTGGGGCTGAGGCCGGGATGGACCTCAGTAGCCAATACACGTTTCGTAATTTATGGCAGCAATACGGCGGTGATATCCCGCCAGAGCTTGCCAATACACTGCCTAAGCTAACCGAAGATTCTTTCCCTGGCATGTTGGTTAATGTCATTTCAGGGCGTATAGCCAATCGTTTGGGATTGGGCGGTGTCAACTATGCGGTGACATCGGCATGTGCCAGTTCTCTTACGGCAATTGAACTTGCGGTTAAGGAGCTACGTGCACATACCAGTGAGATGGTGCTTGCTGGTGGTGCTGATTTTCATAATGGTATCAATGATTATTTGATGTTCTCTTCCGTAGGAGCACTATCCGCCAAAGGCCGTTGTCGTTCTTTTGATAATGAAGCCGATGGTATTGCTTTAGGCGAGGGTGTTGGTGTGGTGGTACTAAAGCGTTTGGCCGATGCCAAACGTGATGGCGACCGGATCTATGCTGTGATTGATGGAATTGCCGGATCTAGTGATGGCAAGGGCTTAGGTCTGACAGCACCACGCAAAGAAGGTCAGAAACGATCCCTTGAGCGAGCTTACTGGCAGGCAGGTATCTTGCCAGCTGATATAGGCTTGGTCGAAGCGCATGGTACGGGCACAGTCGTTGGGGATCGCACCGAGCTTCAGACCTTGACTGAAGTTTACTCTGCGGGCGGGGCACTTGCAGGTCAGGCGGGTCTTGGTTCGGTGAAAAGCCAGATCGGCCATACCAAGTGTGCTGCGGGTGTGGCGGGCTTGATTAAGATTGCCAAAGCACTACATCACCGTGTATTGCCTGGGACCCAATCTATTACGAGTCCGAATGACTGGTATCAACCGAGCAGCAGTCCATTTAATTTAAATTCGCAGGCTCGTCCTTGGCTTGCACCTAGTCACACGGCTGCACGTGCTGCAGTAAGCGCATTTGGTTTTGGCGGTGCGAATTTTCATGCAGTGTTGTCTGCATGGCCTGCCCATCAGAGTGTCTATGGGGCGCTGAGATTTCCTGCTGAGTTATTTGCAGTACGCGGTCATAGTCTGGCGGATGCGACAAACACGCTGGGTCGTCTCAGTACGTTGATCACGGCCTCAAGTTCAGCGCTTTACTTGCGTGACCTAGCCGTGACACTTTGGGAGGCGGGTTCAGGTCCTGTGCAATTGGCTTTTGTTGCGGGAAGCTTAGAGCAACTGCAGAGCAAGATCAGCGGTGCATTGACACAAAGCCGTGATCAAGGGATTAGCTATCGCGATGCAAATGCTGCCAATGGCAAATTGGCCTACTTGTTTTCAGGGCAAGGCAGTCAATATCCGGGCATGCTGCGTGAACTGTTTGTCTATTTTCCTGAGTTACAGGATATTTTGGCAGTAGGTGCTGAGCATGTGCCGATCCTCTATCCAAATACAGCTTATGATGATGCGACGCATGCCGAGCAGCAGCGAAAGCTGACGGATACCCGTCAAGCACAGCCCGCATTGGGTCTGGTTGAGTATGCGGCTTTCCGCTGGTTGTCAAACTTCGGTTTGAAACCTGATATGGCTGCAGGGCATAGCTATGGGGAGCTGGCTGCGCTAGCAACTGCTGGTGCATTTGATGTAGAGACGCTGATCAAGCTATCGCAGGCTCGTGCAAATGCCATGGTATCCGTCGAGTGTAACGATCCCGGTAAGATGGCGGCTGTTAGTTTGGATGCCACGGCACTTGAACACCTTTTGACAGATTTTTCCACAGTGGTCTTGGCCAATCAAAATAGCCCGACTCAGACGGTTATCTCTGGCCCAAGTCCAGATGTTTTGTCTGCGATGGCGCATCTGAAGGCACACGGTGTAGCTTGTAGGCAGATCGAAACGGCCTGTGCGTTTCATTCACCGCAGATGATTGGTGCTAGCCAACGTTATGCGGATGTACTCGAAAACTATGAAATTGGGGAGCTGCAATGGCCGGTTTATTCCAACCTGACTGCGGCGCCTTATGACTCTGCCGCCGTCAATATCCGCACCACGTTAAGTGCGCATATTAGTCATCCGGTTCGTTTTGTCGCTGAAATTGAGCGCATGTATGCTGATGGCGCTCGGGTTTTTCTTGAAATTGGTCCAAGAACGGTATTGACGCGTCTGGTGGGTCGTATTTTGAAAGATAAACCCCATACGACTATAGCTATTGATCATGACCATAAAGGACTAAAAGGACTGTTTGAGTCACTTGCGCAACTGGCAACGCTATTGCCTGATTTTGATGCCAGTGCACTTTACAAGGGGCGTGCGACGGTTATTGACTTGGATCAGCCGCAGGTTTTGTCTGCTTCGACGTGGATGGTCAACGGTGGACGTGCATGGCCGCTCAAAGGCAAAGCGCCTGCACATGCTGGCGTAGTGACACTGAATCCTGTGATTCAAGTTGCAGCGGGTTCTGTAGTGCAGCATGCCGTTGCACAAGTCAGCAGCACACCCAATGCAGATGAACAAGCGATCGTTAGCTATCTCAACAATATGCGTGACATGGTCCATGCGCAGCGCGATGTGTTATTGGGTTTCTTTGGTGCGCCGACTACGGTTAGAGCCCCAGCACCGAGTCCTACATTAGCTGTGCCTGTGTTACCTACAGTGACTGCTCCAATAGAAGTTGTTGCACCTTCCTCAGCCATGCCGTCTAGCCAAGATCATCGCAGTATTTTGCTGGCTTTAGTCAGTGATCGCACCGGATATCCCAGCGAAATGCTGGATCTGGATTTGGATCTTGAGGCGGACCTGTCGATCGACTCCATCAAGCGTCTGGAAATTATTGGTGAGTTGTCTCAGAAGTTGTCGCTGAGGAGTGCGTTAGGTACAGGTGCGGATGCACTGCTTGAGCAACTCGCAACACAAAAAACATTACGCGCAGTCCTCGACTGGCTCAAACAGCATTTACCAGATGCTCAAGTGCCTACTGATAGAGCGACAGAGACAACTGCGGCACCTGCCGTGAAAACCCCACAACCTGTTGCCGAGATATTATTGGCGATCGTAAGCGACTGTACGGGTTATCCGGTTGAAGCATTGGATCTGGACCTTGATCTTGAAGCGGACTTGTCGATTGATTCGATCAAACGTCTGGAGATTGTGGGTCAGTTGCTTAATCAACTGAATGCAGCAGGTGGCGCTGATCGGGACGCCATGTTGGATCATTTGGCGGCCTGCAAAACGCTCAAAGCAATGTTGGACTGGTTACAAGACTCTCACCAGTCGACCAATCAACCGACGACAAATGCCTTAGTTAAGGAAAATGCTGCGGATGCGATTCCCTTTGAACGCTATATCTTGCGTAGTCAAACTATCGAACCTCAGAAGTCTGCAACCTTAAACTTGTCAGGTTTACGTTTTTTGATGACCAACGATGGGTTGGGGATTGCGACATTACTGGTACCGCGCCTTGAGCAGTTGGGAGCACGTGTTCAACTGGTCGATTTTACGAATGGCGTGGAGTTGATCCCGGAACTGACTGAGATTGATGGATTGATCCATCTGTGGAGCATCAATCCACAGAGTCAGATTGATGATATCAAACGTTTCTTTACCGCAACCCGCACCGCACTCTTGCATAAGATGCGTCATCTGTTGGTGTTGACGGGTCTGGGTGGTGATTTTAGTGCGACCAGCCCAGACTATGTACGTGGTGGTGGCATGGCAGGGATGATCAAGTCCTTGTCTCGGGAGTTCACTGAACTCCGTGCCCATTGGGTAGATGTGGACACCCATGAAGCGCCTGATATCTTGGCGGGTTATATTGAGTCTGAACTTCATTCAGCCGATGCATTACCTGAAGTGGCTTGGCGTCAGGGACATCGTCGGCAGTTGAATATTCTACATTCTGAACTAGACCCTGCCAGTATCGCGAATTTGCCACTGAATCGAGAGAGCGTTGTACTGCTGACGGGTGGGGCACGAGGTATTACTGCACTGGTGGCGGTTGAACTGGCTCGGCGTTATCAGTGTCATGTCGAGTTGGTAGGGCGTTCTGCACCACCTCAGGATGTGGAGTCCGAGGCAACGCGCGGGATCAGCGATCAGCGTTTACTGCGCCAGGCTTTGTTGGCCGAAGACAAGACCCGTAAGCCTGCCGAGGTCGAAAGACTGGCGCGTCGCCTTTTGGCAGATCGTGATTTTCGGGCTACGCTTGCAGCCGTTCGTGCTGCGGGCAGTACAGTGAATTACACGGCACTGGATGTCCGTGATGATCAGATTTTTAGTGATTTTATTACCAGTATTTACCATCAGCGTGGCCGTATTGACGGTGTGATTCATGGGGCCGGCGTGGTTGAGGATAAACTGGTTCGTGACAAGAGCGATGAAAGTTTTTCCCGTGTTTTTGATACCAAAGTAAAAGGCGCAGTGATTTTAAGCCAGCATATTCGTAAAGATGTCGGGTTTGTGGTGTTTTTCTCAAGCGTCGCCAGTGCCTTTGGCAACCGTGGGCAAGTGGACTATGCAACTGCGAATGATGTACTCGACAAATTGGCGCATCATTGGCAGTCGCAAATTGATGGTCGGGTATTGTCGGTGAATTGGGGGCCTTGGGCGGATACCGGCATGGTCTCTGAGTCGCTCAAAAACGAATATGCACGTAAAGGCATCGGCTTAATTCCTCAACAGCAAGGTGTGGCCGCACTCCTTGCAGAGCTGGGTAGCCAGTCCATTGAAACGCAGATTGTACTGATGTCTGGTCGACCAGAAAGCTTTGCAGGTGAGACGCGTAAAGCCAAATTGGTTGAGATCTAG
- the galU gene encoding UTP--glucose-1-phosphate uridylyltransferase GalU: MSVQKAIFPVAGLGTRFLPATKAIPKEMLTVVDRPIIDYAVREAIEAGCETLIFVTGRTKNAIADYFDRNPELENELAAKQKEEALEIVRNIIPSHVQCIYVRQSEALGLGHAVNCANPLISPNEYFAVLLPDDLIDGYPVGALEQLMAVHHRERCSVLALEQVAWSEVEKYGVIKPESDKTTPIVIKGIVEKPTPAAAPSNWSVVGRYILHGNIMGSLPHIARGKGGEIQLTDAIAVLLETEKMIGVPLSGKRFDCGSRTGFLEANIHFGLRYLNENS; the protein is encoded by the coding sequence ATGTCAGTTCAGAAGGCGATTTTTCCTGTTGCGGGATTGGGAACGCGATTTTTGCCTGCAACCAAGGCCATTCCAAAAGAAATGCTCACAGTGGTTGATCGTCCGATCATTGACTATGCGGTCCGTGAGGCGATAGAGGCGGGCTGCGAAACACTGATTTTTGTGACGGGTCGAACCAAGAATGCCATTGCGGATTATTTTGATCGGAATCCTGAACTTGAAAATGAGCTTGCGGCAAAACAAAAAGAAGAAGCGCTTGAGATCGTGCGCAATATCATTCCCTCGCATGTGCAATGCATTTATGTCCGCCAGTCTGAGGCGTTAGGGCTTGGGCATGCGGTGAATTGTGCGAATCCCCTGATTAGTCCGAATGAGTATTTTGCAGTGCTTCTGCCGGATGATTTAATTGATGGTTATCCGGTTGGGGCGCTGGAACAGTTGATGGCTGTACACCATAGAGAGCGCTGTAGTGTACTTGCACTGGAGCAGGTGGCTTGGTCAGAGGTAGAAAAATATGGCGTGATTAAGCCGGAAAGTGATAAAACAACTCCGATAGTCATCAAGGGTATTGTCGAGAAACCGACACCAGCAGCCGCACCGAGTAATTGGTCTGTAGTGGGGCGCTATATCTTGCACGGTAATATCATGGGGTCTTTGCCACATATTGCGCGAGGTAAAGGGGGTGAAATTCAATTGACCGATGCGATCGCTGTTTTACTGGAGACTGAAAAAATGATCGGTGTACCTCTGTCAGGTAAGCGCTTTGATTGTGGTAGCCGTACGGGCTTTTTGGAAGCCAATATCCACTTTGGGCTACGCTACCTCAATGAAAATTCATGA